A window of the Brassica napus cultivar Da-Ae chromosome C5, Da-Ae, whole genome shotgun sequence genome harbors these coding sequences:
- the LOC106413534 gene encoding myosin-17-like, which translates to MRLQVEEANAAVIREREAARKAIEEAPPVIKETPVLVEDTEKINSLTSEVEALKASLESERQAAENLRKAFSEAEARNSELATELETATRKADQLHEWVQRFVKIY; encoded by the exons ATGCGGTtgcaagttgaagaagcaaacGCTGCTGTGATTAGGGAACGAGAGGCTGCAAGGAAAGCTATTGAAGAAGCACCTCCAGTCATTAAGGAGACTCCAGTTTTGGTTGAAGATACTGAAAAAATCAATTCATTAACATCAGAGGTGGAGGCTCTAAAG GCTTCGCTTGAGTCTGAACGACAAGCTGCAGAAAACTTGAGAAAAGCTTTCTCAGAGGCAGAGGCTAGAAACTCAGAGCTGGCCACAGAGCTTGAAACTGCTACTAGAAAAGCAGACCAGCTTCATGAATGGGTACAAAGGTtcgtaaaaatatattga
- the LOC106413747 gene encoding auxin-responsive protein SAUR50-like gives MAGSVGKCSKIRHIVRLRQMLRRWRNKARLSSVSRCVPSDVPSGHVAVCVGSECRRFVVRASYLNHPILSNLLVQAEEEYGFVNQGPLVIPCEESVFEETIRFISRSDSSRSSRFTCPEDIQKWHGGIKSKLDLLIESRPLLHGVVEKAVW, from the coding sequence atggcCGGAAGTGTTGGAAAATGCAGCAAGATCCGCCACATTGTGAGGCTCAGGCAAATGCTCCGGCGATGGCGCAACAAAGCTCGGTTATCTTCAGTCAGCCGTTGTGTGCCGTCCGATGTTCCATCTGGACACGTGGCAGTTTGTGTAGGTAGCGAGTGCAGGAGATTCGTTGTGCGCGCGTCGTACCTGAACCATCCGATCTTGAGCAATCTCCTTGTCCAAGCCGAGGAAGAGTACGGTTTCGTGAACCAGGGGCCGTTGGTTATCCCTTGTGAAGAGTCGGTTTTCGAGGAAACGATCCGGTTCATTTCTCGGTCTGATTCTTCCCGGTCAAGCCGGTTTACTTGTCCTGAAGATATCCAGAAATGGCACGGAGGAATCAAAAGCAAGCTAGATCTGTTGATCGAATCTCGGCCGTTGCTTCACGGCGTCGTCGAGAAAGCCGTCTGGTGA
- the LOC106413535 gene encoding glutathione S-transferase T3-like: MDPRILYSQSAGYMGLLHSQHESVHHENSPYESFHSGSSQIPQFSSQQCEAPTPPTDTPVERGKRHKWTPAKDEMLISAWLNTSKDAIVGNNQKSGTFWKRVGYYFFAALNCGDGGESSEHLHYKQRWHKINDQTNKFCGAYAAAERQISSGQHENDVLKVSHDIFYADQESKFTLEHAWCVLRYEQKWLNFNSTQASGSSKRKTVETVSQTSTTSVGEQEIRPEGVKAAKSKRSNAKGKSFAEYTTVWEMRKEDLERKEKLSKLAILDTLLAKTEPLSEAEEVAKNKLLAQYI; encoded by the coding sequence ATGGATCCAAGGATTCTGTATAGCCAGTCTGCTGGTTATATGGGCCTTCTTCACAGTCAACACGAAAGTGTTCATCATGAGAACTCTCCTTATGAGAGTTTTCATTCTGGATCTTCACAGATCCCTCAATTCAGTTCACAACAATGTGAGGCTCCAACTCCACCTACAGACACACCCGTGGAGCGTGGGAAGAGACATAAATGGACCCCAGCCAAGGACGAGATGCTGATCAGTGCCTGGTTAAACACATCTAAGGATGCTATAGTCGGCAATAACCAAAAGTCAGGGACATTCTGGAAACGAGTAGGATATTATTTCTTTGCAGCTCTGAATTGTGGAGATGGTGGTGAAAGTAGTGAGCATCTCCATTATAAGCAGAGGTGGCACAAAATCAATGATCAAACTAACAAGTTTTGTGGTGCATATGCGGCTGCGGAGCGACAAATTAGTAGTGGTCAGCATGAGAATGATGTTCTCAAGGTGTCCCATGACATCTTCTACGCTGATCAGGAGTCCAAATTTACACTTGAGCATGCGTGGTGTGTGTTGAGGTATGAGCAGAAATGGCTTAACTTCAACAGCACTCAAGCTTCTGGAAGTTCAAAGAGGAAAACCGTTGAAACAGTTTCCCAAACATCAACCACAAGTGTTGGTGAACAAGAGATACGACCGGAAGGTGTAAAGGCTGCAAAATCTAAACGGAGTAATGCGAAGGGGAAGTCTTTTGCTGAGTATACGACGGTTTGGGAAATGAGGAAGGAGGATTTGGAGAGGAAAGAGAAACTGTCAAAGCTTGCCATCTTAGACACTCTCCTTGCCAAAACTGAACCACTCAGTGAGGCTGAAGAAGTAGCCAAAAACAAGCTCCTCGCCCAGTATATCTAG